The Dermacentor variabilis isolate Ectoservices unplaced genomic scaffold, ASM5094787v1 scaffold_13, whole genome shotgun sequence region TTGGTAGTTGGCCAAAAAGTATGTGATACATTATTGGATAGCTCTACATGCCTGCTATGCATGTGTGAAGTTAAAGAAggcattatttttaaatgcgagaaattgttttttgaaattttgtcagCACCGACTTTTCTGGGATGTGTGCACAGCTTGCCGGCCGCgaatgcagacgacaaagctggcttcgtctgcaactcagatgacagagaagcggtgttagggtctgcattttattgccaaggGACACATGCTCTAACGCAAGAGGCTTGTATTTCGTGTGGGCCAGGTaaaccatacagccattgcacCTAAAATAtcaatacgaggtctgttagaaaagtatccgacctttggctgaaaaaaaaacctGGCACAACTGGAGCGTtcgaaacctaatcaccctcaaattagtctccttgggactccagCCACAtctcccagcggtgctgccattgttagAAGCATTCCAAGAAAGCCTCTTTCCGAATGGAGTTTAGCttagctgtcgttgcagccatgtcttctcttgtctgaaatcgcgctcctttcaatggcctcttgattttgggaaacagccagaagtcgcaggcagccatatcaggagagtaaggagcctgtcgAACTACAGGAGCctggtttttcgccaaaaaagtctgaatcaagtgcgagaaaagcattgtcgtgatggatgcgccaatttcctgttgacaacTTCGGTATCTTGTGCCACACAACATCACATAGGCCATGGAGGACATCCCTGTTGTAGTATTTAGTGATTGTtcgaccctgtggtgcgtacccATGGTGTACCACACTGCGGCAGTCAAAGAAAGTAGTCAGCAACATTTTGATATTGCTGCGCACTTAACGGTCTTTgattggtgacgtggaatgcttccactgtaacgactgggatttggtttccgggtcgtaaaCATACACCCGAgacttaataataatatataataatataatatttggggttttacgtgccaaaaccactttctgattatgaggcacgccgtagtgggggactccggaaattttgaccacctggggttctttaacgtgcacctaaatctaagcacacgggtgttttcgcatttcgcccccatcgaaatgcggccgccgtggccgggattcgatcccgcgacctcgtgctcagcagcccaacaccatagccactgagcaaccacggcgggtcacccgagacttgtcaccagtgattatggtgttcatgaattaggggtcactgtttgtggaatccagcatttCTGGGAGACTTCAACATGAATTTGCTTTTGCTCCACCATGAGCAGCTTGGAAATGAATTTCggcgcaactctcttcatggccaaatcttcagTGATAATGGAATGTGGATAAaatgtgctgatgcccacctcttccgcgatttctcggatagtcacacgacggtcccgcatcGCCACGgggttcacttcggcaatgacctggtcatttcggcatgttgatggccgactagagcgtggctcgctctccgccgatgTGTGTCCGTCTTTAAactggttgtaccactccttaatctgtgttCTGCTCATAGCAGTCACCGAAAGCAGcctgaatcttccgaatggtttccactcGGCTGtggcccagtttctggcaaaatttgatgcagtagcactgctgcagtcgctccgccatttttCTTGCAATAAAAAGCCGACGAGAGCACTGTATACTACCTCATTCAAACGCTGCGCCCCAGCAATTCACACTATTGGCAGGCTGGAAAAAATTCGTACATGCGCACAAAGGTTCAAGGGCGGCTGATGAAAACGCGCTTGTTTTATATTCATCCGGTGTTCGCAAAAAAGGGtcaaatacttttctaacagacctcgtacgtATTAAATACGTGAGAGAATCCTGCAGTGCTAAAAGatatgtttcatgcagtttacaaaaagaaatatcagctATTATGTAGGcagtaaatccagaaagagcGCCGATATTGTTCATACAAGGCATATTAAAGGGCATGTCGCATTGCAGTGCAGCATAGAGGGAGCAGGACACTTTGTGCCCTGCTCCCTGGAGCCCAATGATGATGCAAGTAGGAAACACCTTCATAATTAAGACTGAAAACCTACATGAGTATGAACAAATTCTTGCGGTGTTGTCTGCTACCACTGTTTCAGAGCCGGAACATGCTCATCTATAAAAGTCATAAGTGCCATGTTCAGTCTGATCTGGTCAGACACCATTGGCGACCACTTTTTGcgttcatgttaaaaaaaatacgagttgagactgcagctgcagcgcttgacgtcacctgccttcgtaatgataaaaaaggcagtcagTTTGTAGAGTAGTTCTTGTGGCTAATTATATTAACAGTCTTTCCTTGCTAGATGAcatggcttcatatatttatgctatatttatgctgtatgtgtgatccacaaatgaacatcataaaaaataatttatcgcACTTAAAGAATAATACCTTTTGTTACTcgtcacatgcatagcagacatgtagggctGTGTAATGATGGGTGACACATACTTTTGCGCCAACCACCAAAGCTAATTTGTTTACCTTCAacacgaagctttttgcaaaaaaatttgAACTTTAGTTTTTTGAGCTGATTAACTGAACCTCCAAGActtgaaatattttgcagctatcccaagtcaaccagtctgattttatgtttattttgtgccttctgtatTTCCCTACGTTAGAAGAAAATTCAAACTTTACAAGTTTTGGCAGTCACACCACTTCAGTCTCTTGACATGAACACCATCTGAATATCTGGATCATACAATTTCCCTTTCAAAAGAAACGTGTATCAGTGCCTTCTAGCTTAGCTCGGCAAGAACaatgaatttttgccaaaattaaaaaaaattgttgcgaAGGAAAATAAGTGGGGAGGAAGCGTTCGGAGCTTCGACTATATCTGTGATGATGGTCAAAAAAGCACTGGTTGGTTGCCCTGGAATGACTCAAGTGTACGTATGAAAGCAAATTCTCTCAAAAATTTTCGCATTGTACCTACTCAAAATCAAGCAAAGTTGAAATGGTTTGCCATAATGGAACAGTTCTTGATAAAATTgggtggtttggcatgaaatgacttaagatacttaaaaaatatattaataaCGAAACACTATCCTTACTGGAACCATATCAAAAACTAACATAAACATGTAGTGAACTATAACAAAACACAGCACTTGTATTCTGGATTGAGCAATCCAATGTGGGCTTCTCAGGAGGCTAgcataattaacataaataaaattaacataaaaatGTCAAGGCATAGAAAGGGACTACATTTGTATGCGCATTTGAGAAATCCAAATTGGGGCCTTCAGAAGACTAACGTAAAACATAAAAATGTAgagagttacaaaagcacaacacttgtgttttggtttgagctGTCCAACTTGCTCTCTTCAGAGGCTATTGGTCCCATGCGAGAAGCGAGGCCAGAGTTCTTTacatagggcatgttggtaccaggaaatttgtgacacgtgaagcctgcaaaaacaagaagccagaacaagttttaaaaagcaacttccacatgCAAAAGAATGGCATGCAATATGCCCTCGTTATAATTGTATTTGTGTTGCTTTATTCCAAATTTCCACGGGTACAGCTTTACAGCATGACCATGTAAATTTATTCAAAGTGGCACAGGACCCAACTAAGTATCAAATGCAGGAAAGGGCAAAGAGGAACAAAACACTGTAGCAAAATAACTTTATGAATATCCTCAATGTCGAAGATGTGAACTTTGCTTGCTGAGaaacaaaatggtgaaaaaaattcaTGTCGTTCATAAATAAACCTTAACTGacaactaaaattatttcttgtaactttcataattaaaatgtgcagcacttcactgtgcttttCCATGCTCCAAATACAATACTGTCATGTCACTACAATTGAGTGTAGCTTCATTTGAAGTTAGGtttcctgagttcacatgcaatcGGAATGTACTTCTCGCCTTACAATGACTTAGGACTTTCTACATTAAAGAAGACACTGCTTACAGCGAAGTATGTTTTCTGCCTAAACGAGTGAATGACTGTATAATGAGGATTCCGTGTAGTTGTGCACCAAGCTGCTTAGCATGacacatgcagaatgtgacagaTACGAAGAAATTCTCAGTCTTTTAAGCGCCACATGCCATAGGACTGACTTCTTTAACGCTTTTAGGGCTCACTGCCGTTCATCTGTGGCTGTGACGGAACATTTTGAAAAAATTTCCCTTTTCAGAACAAAGTGTTGCCTAGCATCCCactggaggtgctgcaaccttctgAGACTTCTAGAAAATATTCTTATAGTGCTGCCGCTCCTTGGGtttctccaaaactgatttttcacttAGCTCCTAGGTGTCTGTCATTGCAGTAAATTGGGAGTGTTGCCACAAGTTTTTGTAAGTTTCATTACACAAAAAGTTATGCTGCTTTATcctgcataaaaaaataaaacatctaaaactgcaaatactgaaatggtattgccactttattgttatttaaaaaaatatttaacagtttattttttcaaaaagtCACTCTGAAGAACTTAAATCTGCAATAACAATATTAAGGATGCACGAAAagtgatttttgagactgaaccgaataatgccagaagcaaatcaaatattggatagcttctgaataatgaacagctgatatCACAATTAATGTAAGACGAGGTTCACATCCTAGCATACTTAAAATTAGCAAGTTTCTGTGATTGGTTATGAagagctgtttattaaaagcacaaatggagcagcaaaaagtttcttcacatgcacaggactcttcagtaagCATAAATGATTGCTCTACAGCCTCTAAAGTACAGCTACTTAAGTAACGTAGCCTGGTCTGCTATTCTTACAAGTTCTTACGCTTTATGGCTATACTATGTTATtggaggtgaaaatttaccgCACTTTGGCTAAAATTTCATGTTTTATTGGTGTTTCGAAATATTAGAATAATACTCGCGTTTACAAGTAGTGACCATTCCAAGACTAAATTGAATACGACACTATTCAATTCGAAAGTTTTGAGTATTTGCACACCACAAAAAATATATCTCCTAAATTAGACAGGCATACTTCTCCCCAAAATGTGATCCTCAACGGGCTAAACAAGAGTGACAGAAAAGCCCATTCATCTTTTTGATAGATTTAAGCCCATAATCTACTTGGCAATGGTTCATAATAACCCTGTTAACAGGTAGGTGAAGTAAGGAAGCAGGAAACAGTTCTAACAATTTCAGGATGGGAGTAGTAGGCATGTCCGATAGTCTGTAAGAAGCTTTATACATTAGGCTCCAAGAGCCTATTCTAAATTTATTGAAGTATATGGGGAAAAgccacataaatattttttttcatatcttagaATACAAAGTGATAAAGTGCATGTTAATAAATACGAGTCATAGGTTAGGTGCTTAGAATGAGTAAGCACCCACTAAACATAGTATTGTTCGCAGTGAAGCTTAcaactctgtccctgttgtttctttgattgaaacaaccaaaagaaaattgccacaCCACTCAGGTTCCCTCTGCTGAAAGGCTGCTGACTGGCATCACATGGACCTCCTTCAAGATAGGAACAACTTTAATTCGATGTGGTCTGTTAAAATTAGTGAAACTACTGTTTCACATCTCAGAACCTGGAGAGCTGTTTTGATTTCTGCAATTTGGTGAACGTGCTCCTGCTCGAGCTGAGCAGTAGCCACACTTGAGCATAGCATCTCCGCAATTCGTGTATTAGAATAACACTTTCAGGCTACTTAAACATGTCCTCCATGCCAATAGATTTGGAGCGTGCTTCACAGACAACTATTCCTTGCAATGACAGCCAAATAGCACTGCTAATGCGCAAATGCAGCTCATTTTATGTGGTGGAGCCGCTAAAAAATTTCAGCAGTGAAGGCagcttttaaattttagaagcattTGAGTATGGCGTCATTAGGCACTTAAGATCACATGAACAGTCATTCCAAATGGTAGGCTATTGTAGCACACAACTGCACACCCGGGCTACTTGAAAGTCGTTTGTTATGCCAATGGTAAGTTcataattttagaaaaaaaatgtgaatgtaaaAATGCAACCGGAAAGGATATATGGTACTTGCCTATAACAGCACTGACCCTGGTGGGGTCAAGAGCCCCTTTGCCCCTTTATTTCCAAAGCCCAAATGGCCCATGAGCTCCTCTGTGAACACATGGTGAAGCAAGGCCCTTGTGAACTTTCCTGGTCCACCATGGCGGGCCATGGTAAGCTGTGCCAGGATAACCTTCTCAACGTGCACTCCTACAACCTATGTgaacctgcatgtttaagtaagTGTTAGCCAAACAGTTTTAAGTCTTTCAAGCACATTCACACAACAGCCTTActgcaaataaattacaaaagtacctgttgcaaatctagaattctaAACTTGACTTCTTACTAGCTTCTTATGCTGTCTGGATGCCACATGTTTCCGAAAAACAATCCAGCACAAACAAGAATAATAAACTAATGTATCCAAACATCTAGTACTTGAAAAAGGggagtaccagcgaaacacaaatgaCACGCACACAAGGAAACGGCTTTAGACACGGACGGACCAGCGTCCGTCCCTGTCTTACGCCTTTTCCATGTGTGTGCGTCCTTTGTTTTGTTGGtacccccctttttcaagttcatcatgcaccaactggcccaagagcttgtgCTAATGCACATCTAGTACTATTTATTGTGAAtaccattcttaggatacttcatattttcaggtgtttgtctctattttcccatccatttgtgtcaataggtagcccatggtctaatggggAGATTGGGCTGCTATGTTGAGGTGAGAGTTCAAAATCAACTGACGGAacagcttgggtgactgggtatgcgaCCCTGGGCacatgccacttttcaatgaatctctttcatGCTATCTtcggcaactgctgctgcttgtgttggcaaACAGCATTAGGAGCTTGAAGAGGGACATGATTGTCGATCATTACTAAGATTACCATTACACATCACGTTCGCTTGCTGTGCTCCAGAAGTAATATGTGAGATTCCACTCCACCGTATGAAATGTACATAAGCCGCAAGGACAGTATGTGCCAACCAACACCTCAATTAAATTAATCGACTCAcaaagcacaggctgcacaagatCACGGGGTGAACTCAGAAGTTTGTGGACAGTCAGTTGATGTCCATGTCAGGGACCTCTAGGAGACTCGGTCTTTTCCTCGATGTGCATCATCGTGCCGTCACACATTGTATTACAATTCTGTCTGTCTCATTGTACCACTGTTCTAATAGTCATCACATATCACCACAATTCAAAATATACACTTATATCTACTGTTTATTTAatctttatggagaataccttgagCACGAATTTTCGCAGAGATCATGAATTCTACagcttaaaggagcactaaagtaaaattaaataaattaaattctgccgttttaagtgccaaaatgaCAATATGATGtttaggcacgccatagtggggaactctggattaatttttaccaaatCAAGCTGCACGGTACATGGGCAGTTTTGTATTTCccctccatcaaaatgcagtttgatcctgtgacctcgtgttTAGCGGCACTGTGCCAACACCCCTAAGCAACTACGGTGAAAGCACTAAAGAGAAATATTTTAGATGTATCTGTAAATGACCTTCCTACAATTCCAGAGATTCCCTCGTACCGTGAAGGGGCTGAGTAAACTGTAAAAGCAGCAAGAGGAAAGATTGGTGGCAGTGTTACATTGAAGTTAACACcccagcttgctgtgacgtcatagattgTGATGCTGTCTGTTCAGGTGTAGCAATTTTTTCACAAATAAAGATGTTCTTCATCGTATTCCAAAAACCCAAAATAAGAAGCATCAGGAACTTTTACAGAACCAATACAGCCCAAGTTTGAAAAAATACTTGGAATTCATGATGTGACAATGAGGTGTCAGCACGAAGATTTTGGGGCGATactcagaaaattgaacttttagctttattttctctaataatCAAGCAACTaccaagaaatttacagaagtagATATTTAAAATGATGCTTTATTTTAAATTCATTTAGGGTGTCGTTAGTGGCCCCTTAatacaaaacaaggaatgcacttgGCTGCGTAATAGGTAAACATGCATCACTGGTTGTCATTAAGGTAGGATTATCAGTATGGCAAAGggcatgcactggctgctccagAGAGGAGCCCTGCCACTTCCCCTCAACCTCCCAATTTCCAATTTCATCTTAACGAGACATAATGCCAAGGAGGTTCATGCCATGCAGGCTACAGTATGTGGTAACCGGCACTGCACACCGTCCAGCTCGGCATCAATCTTTTTGGAATTTGGcccttgaaatgcagaaagcccCGATCACTGCTCGTTTTTCAGCCAACTTTCCCAAAGGGTGCTGCTGTTCTGGTTTGATACCTCTAGCAgtgcactgctgtatgacataggtcataataccttcgttctggtaaaactagaaagatgtgcactcatGTAGACCACTAATGTCCACACTAAAGTTCTGAACGCCCCTCTCATATCAGGCATATACACTGAAAACGGCACATTCTGCGTTTAATATATTCAcaagtgacactgaaattcactcccagtcccggtgcagttgCGAAGACTTTCAGCTGAGTGCTTTAAGGCACCATGTCTCCTAATGAAGGCACTCTGCGCCAATAGATCACTGGAGCAAATGCCTTGCAGTTGCGtcagcaatgttttttttctgcttcctgcaaCACATTTTCACGGCATCACTGTATTTGATCATGGTGACGCTACAGAATGGATGACCAAAGAATTCACCTTTAGCGTTCCAGCTGGGGCGGCTCCCAGCTCATTTTGAATCTGAAAAAAGATGTCAGCATTAAAATGTGAAGCCACAATGCAGCAAAAGCAacaatcaaaagagctacatggaccattaggctgacataaatggacggatacaaatgactagtcattgaatacactaaagtgtggccgctcttgccaatggcagtgtgagcttgtcaaatatttatttcacattcctctaCTTAATTTAAAGATTATTTCCACGCATCTACTTCACTGTTATGGCCACATATTGAAggcagctccttcatataaaaccaGTGTTACATTCTTTTACTCCCCGTCTACCTGATGCTACTGAAGTTTTGCTTACTCTCAAAGAAAGAATTTCACAGAAATGCTCTTTCGACAAAGCATTATTCCAACCTTCTGGCAAAGTGTCGTCATTTAGTTCACAACGATGCGCTCCCCTTTCAATCTGTTCACTCTATAGTGCTCGgattcaaagcaaaaatagcttttcgaCATAACTAGCTACTTCTATGGTGACAAGAAACAATGCTAAATATTGATGTTTATGTTGCCGATAACGTATACATGCCGCCTCGAAATACAGTGGGACAACAGGGCAGATATGCCAGGTATCTGGTTCCTATACCGATTTTAAAACTTCGTTAAATAAACCAGCTACTGAAGTGTGAAAAGCTGCAATTCCACGAAATTACATTATTTGAAATGTTGTAGGACCTGGAGTGCCATCAAATCTGCCTTTCCGTGAATGCAAAGAGCGCCTACGCGAAGCCGTTTGGGCGAAGCACTCGATGGCGTCGAacggagatgaaaaaagaaagttgaatgcgCACGAACTGgtagaaaacaaaacacacgcggCTGGCAAGGCGTATAACTCGACGATTTCGCAGCACTCTGTGGCATCACCCCTATTGTATCTCACGTATCGCATAGAATCGCATGTACACCCTTGAAATTCTTTATCATTATTGCGCGACAGCCTCCTCTGTGTTTACCGATCGCGCGAACATCGGCCGCGCGGCGCGTCAGGTAGTGGCCTTGAAGCACCGCGGAGtcagggctcattcacaccggcgactgacagtggtcgcgcgaccaagttggtcgcaaagcgaccagtcgcaaatggtcgcctttcttgaaaagcgaccattttgggccagtcgctctctgcgcgatttttcagtcgcgcgaccgtggtcgcaaaactgataaaccaatcagcggcgcaccggaagtgatctttcatgtgtctacatccggcctcctctcGCGTCGCGGCAAATACAAAGTCCACGCCACCATGGAAGCTGCTGCGTATTCGCCGGAGTTGCTGATAGAGGCCGTTAAGCAGTACCCGTACCTGTACAAGCTGCACCCATCATTCAAAGACCGCAACAAGAAGGACGTCGCGTGGACCGAGATCGGAAACATGTTCGGCATCTCCCGTAAGTACTTCAAGCGAAAGTGCAATTTGGTTTCGGGTGTGCAACATGTGAAATATGGACGAGGCGCGTTGCGGGGCATTTTTCAATGCTAATGTATTTCCCCTTATGAAACGCCCGTGTGTGGTCACATCGACGTTGTTCCGCGGGCGCAGAGCCTTACTAATCGGGAAAAGcaacgctacaaaatcgcggcccaaTGCTTGACTGTATGATCGCTTCCTGTTTATTTTGGGTACGCACGCAATTCCTGCCAGCTTTATGCTTATATACTCTGTTACTTGCACGTCTTTAAGGAATTTAGCTTGAACGATGGAGCCTCGCGGGTGTGTTCACGAGGGACAGTGTGGTGGCAACGTGTGGTTAGCACTGGTCTTTCGTACGCCGTTATAAAAAAATTTGCGAGTCTGCACGGCTAGACACATTTGAAGTTTTTTTGCGATTTACGTAAGCGTTGCGAAAAAGATAAATATTGCGGCTAACACACTAGGAAGAAAAGGAGAGAAGAGGCTTCTTTATAGCATACCTTATTTCGTGCGGGTGGTCTCATGTTGCTGTCAACGTATAATTGCTCATTTATTTTGCAGGAACCATTGCagagaaaaaatttaaaaacttAAAAGACATCTTCAAGAGGAAGCAGCAGGAGGTGCGCGACAAGCAGCGTAGTGGTGCAGGAGTGGTTGATGTCCCCACCATCAAATGGCCCCACTTCGAGGCCATGCTGGAATTAACCGAGGTGGCATCAGAACCTGTGGTGTAAGTTTATTTTGTTGTCGCAATGAAACAGTTT contains the following coding sequences:
- the LOC142566763 gene encoding uncharacterized protein LOC142566763, with amino-acid sequence MEAAAYSPELLIEAVKQYPYLYKLHPSFKDRNKKDVAWTEIGNMFGISRTIAEKKFKNLKDIFKRKQQEVRDKQRSGAGVVDVPTIKWPHFEAMLELTEVASEPVV